A genome region from Carya illinoinensis cultivar Pawnee chromosome 2, C.illinoinensisPawnee_v1, whole genome shotgun sequence includes the following:
- the LOC122297502 gene encoding cyclin-D4-2-like isoform X2, whose product MAGSFDRAPPNLLCSENCNACFDGFDCNANNGVGISPSWNKLSNHTRNQDPIFDIIRSESLMGFPLESEERVREMVEREREYLPSDDYLKRLRSRDLDLSARIEALDWIWKQARACFSFGALSACLSINYLDRFLSIYELPRGKSWAVQLLAVACLSLASKMEETKVPQLVDLQVGEPQFVFEAKTVQRMELLVLSTLGWRMQAFTPLSFIGYFLRKINGVQHPSTLSISRSVQLILSIIKGIDFLEFRPSEIAAAVAISVSRQMRAVDIDRAMTCFVCVEKGRVLKCLDLIKDLSLSLINGSANVASAFAPPVPQSPIGVLDATCLSYTSDELTVGSYANSLHNSPDIRGRNQERPSDMDI is encoded by the exons ATGGCCGGAAGTTTTGACCGTGCCCCCCCAAATCTTCTGTGTTCAGAGAACTGTAATGCTTGTTTTGATGGCTTTGATTGCAACGCCAATAATGGGGTTGGGATTTCACCCTCTTGGAACAAGCTAAGCAATCACACACGAAATCAAGACCCGATTTTTGATATAATTAGATCCGAATCATTGATGGGTTTTCCACTGGAAAGCGAAGAGAGAGTCAGAGAAAtggtagagagggagagagagtatTTGCCCTCGGATGATTACCTCAAGAGATTGCGCAGTAGGGACTTGGACTTGAGTGCTAGGATAGAGGCTCTTGATTGGATTTGGAAG CAGGCTCGTGCATGTTTCAGTTTTGGAGCATTAAGTGCTTGTCTATCCATTAACTATTTGGATCGCTTcctatcaatttatgaattacCA AGAGGAAAAAGTTGGGCTGTGCAGTTGTTAGCTGTGGCTTGTTTGTCATTAGCATCCAAAATGGAGGAGACTAAAGTGCCTCAGTTGGTAGATTTACAG GTGGGAGAACCCCAGTTTGTGTTTGAAGCTAAAACTGTACAAAGAATGGAGCTTCTGGTGCTGAGCACATTGGGGTGGAGAATGCAAGCTTTTACCCCTCTCTCTTTCATTGGCTACTTCCTCAGAAAGATTAACGGTGTTCAGCATCCATCAACATTGTCCATCTCTAGATCAGTACAACTGATACTGAGCATAATCAAAG GTATTGACTTCTTGGAATTCAGGCCTTCTGAAATTGCTGCGGCTGTGGCTATTTCTGTTTCAAGGCAAATGAGAGCAGTGGACATTGATAGGGCCATGACTTGTTTCGTATGTGTTGAAAAG GGAAGAGTGTTGAAATGTCTTGATCTGATCAAAGATCTGTCATTATCACTGATTAATGGATCTGCTAATGTGGCTAGTGCCTTCGCTCCCCCTGTACCCCAAAGCCCCATTGGGGTTTTAGATGCTACATGCTTGAGCTATACAAGTGATGAATTAACAGTAGGATCATATGCAAATTCTTTACATAACAGCCCAGATATAAGAGGAAGAAACCAGGAAAGACCATCTGATATGGACATCTAG
- the LOC122297502 gene encoding cyclin-D4-2-like isoform X1, which translates to MAGSFDRAPPNLLCSENCNACFDGFDCNANNGVGISPSWNKLSNHTRNQDPIFDIIRSESLMGFPLESEERVREMVEREREYLPSDDYLKRLRSRDLDLSARIEALDWIWKSMVQCDQQARACFSFGALSACLSINYLDRFLSIYELPRGKSWAVQLLAVACLSLASKMEETKVPQLVDLQVGEPQFVFEAKTVQRMELLVLSTLGWRMQAFTPLSFIGYFLRKINGVQHPSTLSISRSVQLILSIIKGIDFLEFRPSEIAAAVAISVSRQMRAVDIDRAMTCFVCVEKGRVLKCLDLIKDLSLSLINGSANVASAFAPPVPQSPIGVLDATCLSYTSDELTVGSYANSLHNSPDIRGRNQERPSDMDI; encoded by the exons ATGGCCGGAAGTTTTGACCGTGCCCCCCCAAATCTTCTGTGTTCAGAGAACTGTAATGCTTGTTTTGATGGCTTTGATTGCAACGCCAATAATGGGGTTGGGATTTCACCCTCTTGGAACAAGCTAAGCAATCACACACGAAATCAAGACCCGATTTTTGATATAATTAGATCCGAATCATTGATGGGTTTTCCACTGGAAAGCGAAGAGAGAGTCAGAGAAAtggtagagagggagagagagtatTTGCCCTCGGATGATTACCTCAAGAGATTGCGCAGTAGGGACTTGGACTTGAGTGCTAGGATAGAGGCTCTTGATTGGATTTGGAAG AGTATGGTGCAATGTGATCAGCAGGCTCGTGCATGTTTCAGTTTTGGAGCATTAAGTGCTTGTCTATCCATTAACTATTTGGATCGCTTcctatcaatttatgaattacCA AGAGGAAAAAGTTGGGCTGTGCAGTTGTTAGCTGTGGCTTGTTTGTCATTAGCATCCAAAATGGAGGAGACTAAAGTGCCTCAGTTGGTAGATTTACAG GTGGGAGAACCCCAGTTTGTGTTTGAAGCTAAAACTGTACAAAGAATGGAGCTTCTGGTGCTGAGCACATTGGGGTGGAGAATGCAAGCTTTTACCCCTCTCTCTTTCATTGGCTACTTCCTCAGAAAGATTAACGGTGTTCAGCATCCATCAACATTGTCCATCTCTAGATCAGTACAACTGATACTGAGCATAATCAAAG GTATTGACTTCTTGGAATTCAGGCCTTCTGAAATTGCTGCGGCTGTGGCTATTTCTGTTTCAAGGCAAATGAGAGCAGTGGACATTGATAGGGCCATGACTTGTTTCGTATGTGTTGAAAAG GGAAGAGTGTTGAAATGTCTTGATCTGATCAAAGATCTGTCATTATCACTGATTAATGGATCTGCTAATGTGGCTAGTGCCTTCGCTCCCCCTGTACCCCAAAGCCCCATTGGGGTTTTAGATGCTACATGCTTGAGCTATACAAGTGATGAATTAACAGTAGGATCATATGCAAATTCTTTACATAACAGCCCAGATATAAGAGGAAGAAACCAGGAAAGACCATCTGATATGGACATCTAG
- the LOC122297502 gene encoding cyclin-D4-2-like isoform X3, whose translation MAGSFDRAPPNLLCSENCNACFDGFDCNANNGVGISPSWNKLSNHTRNQDPIFDIIRSESLMGFPLESEERVREMVEREREYLPSDDYLKRLRSRDLDLSARIEALDWIWKARACFSFGALSACLSINYLDRFLSIYELPRGKSWAVQLLAVACLSLASKMEETKVPQLVDLQVGEPQFVFEAKTVQRMELLVLSTLGWRMQAFTPLSFIGYFLRKINGVQHPSTLSISRSVQLILSIIKGIDFLEFRPSEIAAAVAISVSRQMRAVDIDRAMTCFVCVEKGRVLKCLDLIKDLSLSLINGSANVASAFAPPVPQSPIGVLDATCLSYTSDELTVGSYANSLHNSPDIRGRNQERPSDMDI comes from the exons ATGGCCGGAAGTTTTGACCGTGCCCCCCCAAATCTTCTGTGTTCAGAGAACTGTAATGCTTGTTTTGATGGCTTTGATTGCAACGCCAATAATGGGGTTGGGATTTCACCCTCTTGGAACAAGCTAAGCAATCACACACGAAATCAAGACCCGATTTTTGATATAATTAGATCCGAATCATTGATGGGTTTTCCACTGGAAAGCGAAGAGAGAGTCAGAGAAAtggtagagagggagagagagtatTTGCCCTCGGATGATTACCTCAAGAGATTGCGCAGTAGGGACTTGGACTTGAGTGCTAGGATAGAGGCTCTTGATTGGATTTGGAAG GCTCGTGCATGTTTCAGTTTTGGAGCATTAAGTGCTTGTCTATCCATTAACTATTTGGATCGCTTcctatcaatttatgaattacCA AGAGGAAAAAGTTGGGCTGTGCAGTTGTTAGCTGTGGCTTGTTTGTCATTAGCATCCAAAATGGAGGAGACTAAAGTGCCTCAGTTGGTAGATTTACAG GTGGGAGAACCCCAGTTTGTGTTTGAAGCTAAAACTGTACAAAGAATGGAGCTTCTGGTGCTGAGCACATTGGGGTGGAGAATGCAAGCTTTTACCCCTCTCTCTTTCATTGGCTACTTCCTCAGAAAGATTAACGGTGTTCAGCATCCATCAACATTGTCCATCTCTAGATCAGTACAACTGATACTGAGCATAATCAAAG GTATTGACTTCTTGGAATTCAGGCCTTCTGAAATTGCTGCGGCTGTGGCTATTTCTGTTTCAAGGCAAATGAGAGCAGTGGACATTGATAGGGCCATGACTTGTTTCGTATGTGTTGAAAAG GGAAGAGTGTTGAAATGTCTTGATCTGATCAAAGATCTGTCATTATCACTGATTAATGGATCTGCTAATGTGGCTAGTGCCTTCGCTCCCCCTGTACCCCAAAGCCCCATTGGGGTTTTAGATGCTACATGCTTGAGCTATACAAGTGATGAATTAACAGTAGGATCATATGCAAATTCTTTACATAACAGCCCAGATATAAGAGGAAGAAACCAGGAAAGACCATCTGATATGGACATCTAG